From the Pedobacter cryoconitis genome, one window contains:
- the dinB gene encoding DNA polymerase IV, protein MGRFTEPELTMSDPAEKTLQRKIIHIDMDAFYATVEQRDFPEYRGKPIVVGGSPDGRGVVATASYEAREFGIHSAMSSRKAIQLCPHAIFVYPRFDAYKSVSVSIREIFRRYTDLIEPLSLDEAFLDVTTDKLNIGSALEIAKQIKDAIKNELNLSASAGVSSNKFVAKIASDMNKPDGLTFIGPSKINAFMEQLPVEKFFGVGKVTADKMKKMGLYTGADLKKLSEQELIRKFGKTGKFYYKIVRGIDDRPVQPHRLTKSLSVEDTFGKDLISTEELVAELELIAEKVAERLEKNRLKGKTLTLKIKFDDFKQLTRNVSFSAGVSDYATIITSAKELLLKVETEDRKIRLLGITLSNFGTPVNSGKFTDPDQLELF, encoded by the coding sequence ATGGGGAGATTTACCGAACCAGAATTAACGATGTCAGATCCAGCAGAAAAAACGCTTCAAAGAAAAATAATTCATATCGATATGGACGCATTTTATGCGACCGTAGAGCAGCGTGATTTCCCCGAATACAGAGGTAAACCTATTGTAGTAGGCGGCTCTCCTGATGGTCGTGGCGTAGTAGCGACGGCGAGTTATGAAGCGCGGGAATTTGGCATCCATTCGGCCATGTCGTCCCGTAAAGCCATACAACTCTGCCCACATGCCATATTCGTCTACCCCAGGTTTGATGCTTATAAAAGTGTATCGGTCAGTATTAGGGAGATCTTCAGACGTTATACAGATCTGATTGAGCCACTTTCATTGGATGAAGCTTTTTTAGATGTCACTACGGATAAATTAAATATCGGCTCTGCGCTTGAAATTGCTAAACAAATAAAAGATGCGATTAAAAACGAGCTTAACCTTTCAGCTTCAGCCGGGGTTTCCAGCAATAAATTTGTAGCCAAGATTGCTTCAGATATGAACAAACCAGACGGGCTGACCTTTATTGGCCCCTCTAAGATCAATGCTTTTATGGAACAGTTACCCGTAGAAAAATTCTTCGGTGTAGGTAAAGTTACAGCGGATAAAATGAAGAAGATGGGCCTGTATACCGGAGCAGATCTTAAAAAGCTGTCTGAACAGGAGCTGATCCGGAAATTCGGCAAAACAGGCAAATTCTATTATAAAATAGTAAGAGGGATTGATGACCGCCCGGTACAACCCCATCGTTTAACCAAATCGCTGAGTGTAGAAGATACTTTTGGAAAAGACCTCATATCCACAGAAGAACTGGTTGCAGAACTCGAACTCATTGCCGAAAAAGTAGCAGAAAGATTAGAGAAGAACAGGCTAAAAGGAAAAACCCTAACACTTAAAATCAAGTTTGACGATTTTAAACAGCTCACCAGAAACGTATCATTTTCTGCCGGGGTCTCTGATTATGCGACTATTATTACTTCAGCAAAAGAACTGCTGCTTAAAGTAGAAACTGAAGACCGGAAAATCCGTTTGCTGGGTATTACCCTAAGTAATTTTGGAACGCCAGTTAACTCTGGCAAATTTACAGATCCAGATCAGCTGGAATTATTCTAG
- a CDS encoding pentapeptide repeat-containing protein, whose product MAQVFIEEKTFEKIDFKVNPLEKGEYEYCTFKNCDFSNADLSSFVFLECDFSGCNLSLAKLTKTALRGIKFKDSKLLGLSFDSCNEFGLELTFNNCTLDHCSFYQVKLKKTTFKDSRIHQADFTEADLSSSVFNNCDLNSTTFENTILEKADFITAYNYTLDPELNRIKKAKFSMAGITGLLTKYDIDIKA is encoded by the coding sequence ATGGCACAGGTATTCATAGAAGAAAAAACATTTGAAAAGATAGACTTTAAAGTAAATCCGCTGGAAAAAGGCGAATATGAATATTGTACTTTCAAAAACTGCGATTTCTCCAATGCCGACCTTTCAAGCTTCGTTTTCCTGGAATGCGACTTTTCAGGTTGTAACCTGAGCCTGGCCAAGCTGACAAAAACAGCTTTACGGGGGATTAAATTTAAAGACAGTAAGTTATTAGGTCTGTCTTTTGACAGTTGTAATGAATTTGGCCTGGAGCTGACTTTTAACAACTGCACCTTAGATCATTGCTCCTTTTACCAGGTAAAGCTTAAAAAAACAACCTTTAAGGATTCCAGGATTCACCAGGCAGATTTTACCGAGGCCGATTTAAGCAGTTCTGTTTTTAACAACTGCGACCTCAACAGTACAACATTTGAAAATACCATACTGGAAAAAGCCGATTTCATTACTGCTTATAACTATACGCTTGATCCTGAATTGAACAGAATCAAAAAGGCTAAATTCTCTATGGCCGGAATAACCGGACTTTTAACGAAGTATGATATCGATATCAAAGCATAA